The nucleotide window CTATTTCTGCCCGCTCTGCCAGGGCTGAAGCCGCCTCCGGCGGGGGTATTTGATCAACAGAGAAGCGCGCTGGCCTTGCGGTCGCGCATTTGTTACGAGTCGCGGTCAGCTTGTTTGCGAAAGGCAAGGAGTCGATGGCTTACCAGACCCTCACCGTCGAGATCGACGACTATGTTGCGCTGATCCGGCTGAACCGGCCCGAGGCGCTGAACGCACTGAACTCTCAACTCATGGGGGAACTGGCCGAGGCGACGGCCGAGGCCGACCGGAACGAGAAGGTGCGCTGCATCGTCCTGACCGGCAGCGAGAAGGCATTCGCCGCCGGCGCCGACATCAAGGAGATGTCCGGCAAGAGCTTCGTCGAGGTGTACAACGAAAACATCTTCGGCGACGAGATCGACCGCATCACCGCCACCCGCAAGCCGATCATCGCCGCCGTCTCGGGCTATGCGCTGGGGGGCGGCTGCGAACTGGCCATGGCCTGCGACTTCATCCTCTGTGCCGACAATGCCAAGTTCGGCCAGCCCGAGATCAACCTGGGCGTCATCGCCGGAATCGGCGGCACCCAGCGCCTGACTCGCTTCGTCGGCAAGTCGAAGTCGATGGAGATGCATCTGACCGGCCGCTTCATGGATGCGGCCGAGGCCGAGCGCTCGGGTCTGGTCAGCCGCGTGGTGCCGGCGGCCAAGCTGATCCCCGAGGCGCTGGCCACCGCGAAGAAGATCGCCGAGAAGGGCCAGATCGCCGTCGCCACCGCCAAGGAGGCCGTCAACCGCGCCTATGAGACCACGCTGCGCGAGGGCGTGCTGTTCGAGCGCCGCAGCTTCCAGGCGCTGTTCGCCACCGAGGACCAGAAGGAGGGCATGGCCGCCTTTCTGGAAAAGCGCGAGCCGCAATTCCGCGACCGCTGATTCTGCTTGGCTTTCCGCCCGGGCCGCGATATAGGCCCGGGCTTACATGCGCGTGGGCCCGCTTAAGG belongs to Paracoccus sp. TOH and includes:
- a CDS encoding enoyl-CoA hydratase → MAYQTLTVEIDDYVALIRLNRPEALNALNSQLMGELAEATAEADRNEKVRCIVLTGSEKAFAAGADIKEMSGKSFVEVYNENIFGDEIDRITATRKPIIAAVSGYALGGGCELAMACDFILCADNAKFGQPEINLGVIAGIGGTQRLTRFVGKSKSMEMHLTGRFMDAAEAERSGLVSRVVPAAKLIPEALATAKKIAEKGQIAVATAKEAVNRAYETTLREGVLFERRSFQALFATEDQKEGMAAFLEKREPQFRDR